The sequence below is a genomic window from Mobula birostris isolate sMobBir1 chromosome 11, sMobBir1.hap1, whole genome shotgun sequence.
acctatggactcactttcaaagactcttcatctcatgttctcaatattcattgcatgtttatttattattacttctctttatttctgtattttcagtttgttgtctatTTACACACTAGTTGTCTGCCCTGTTCGTGTGTCTTTCTTTgattattatggttattggatttattgagaatgcccataataaaatgaatctcagggttgtacatggtgacacatatgtactttgatgataaatttactttgaactttgaattaccagaagttagaaaaaCCAATGTcatactgtcaggttggaggctacccagagggaatttgaggatttgctcctccaacctgagagtggcctcattgcagTGTTCTACAACCGGATTACCATCACGATTTTTCCTTTTCATACCTTGTGCATTTTCTTCCCGCTTGCGGGCCAGTTAGAGGAGTTGTAGGGTGAGCTACTCTCCTGAGTTCCAGTACTGTTCCACAAGCCTATTGGCCCATCATCATCTTCCTCCCAGCTTGGGGGCCGAGTATTTGCCACAGTAGGCCGATCACCACCTCCCCACCCATCCTGTATCGATTTTGAACCTGAAAAGATACATTTGGCATGTTAAAACTCAAAATTTAAAGTAATTTGTAAATTAatttacaaacaaaaaaaatcactggacATAGGTTCCTGGTCACTCAACCATCAAAGGTGATAAATAACTGGAACAGAAAGGTCCCCTATCAGCAGCCATCAGGTATACAAGTCCAGTGCAAgaaataagacacaggagcagaatctggccattcagtccatcaaatctgttctgctattcaacactggctgatttattatccctctcaagcccattctcctgccttctcccagtaacctttgacacccttattaatcaagaacctatcaacctcagctttaaaaatatccaatgacttggcctccacagttgtttgCAGCagtctggataaagaaattcctcctcatctctattctaaagggatgcccttgcattctgaggttgtgccctgtggtcctagattccccactaCTGGTAACATCCTCTTTATGTCCACTCTACCAAGGTTTagttaattattttatttaatttagatacagcatggaatagacccttcgAGCACAATGAACCACACCActgaacatgagaggaaacccacgcatccCACTGGGAGGACATAAaaattccttacagatggcagaattgaacttcgaactctgatgccccgagctgtaaaagGGTctcgctaaccattacactactatGGCACCGTTCAATATTCCATTGAGACCCCtcacccccacattcttctaaactctagtgagtatagGCCTAGATCAACTGCTTGAAAGAATGCTAACAAAATTAGAATTAAAAGATAAAATTATGCACAGCTAAAAATTTTTTAAAACCTAGTCACACAAAACATTGGGATTATTCCTAAAAGTCGAATTTACGACAATTTGTCATGTTCATTGTTTCAATTGATGAAATAAATATAAACAGCAGGTGATCAAAAATTCCAAGACTCAGTAATTTAACTAAGTTACTCGAGCTTTACAGAAGCTAAGCACTAGTACAGTATTGAATTGGACACCTTGTTTGGAAAGATTAAGCAATAGACAGGAAAACTGCGTCATGGTATGAAGCTAAACTCTAGTGATTCCAGAATCTTCCAAAATAAAAGTATGTAGCCTGTTGTCAAGCTGTGTTTGCAAGTGTCTAATCTATTCCAGGCAAACACCTTTCATTgcaattttagagtaaaattccaACTTTTACTGGATTTTAAAGTTTTAGAATTTTTCAACAAGTCATTGCCCTACTTGTGTGGCACAGCTCTAAACTCTATTTACTCCATTCTGTAATATCCACTGTGATATAGTAGGCATTCAATTCATTTCTTACACATTCACTTTTATACTCTAACAGGTGTATGTCAGCAGTGGGATAATCTCTTGATACTGTTGCATTAGTCATACAACTTCATAATGAGTCAGTGGACTGAATGCAGCACTTGTGGGAAATCCTTCCTTATCAAAGAAGcacaacatgattctgagaaccCTAGCAACCTTCTGGTGAGAAGTTTGCTGAAGTGACTTTTTTTAATGTGACTCTTTGGAGATGAAGCACTGTTTTTGGCTTTACAGACATGCCTTTAACCAATGCTCTTTCAGGTGAGCGGAGTCCAGCCAGCAACGTAGTGGTaccagcactggactttgaggcgagtgCTGGCCGGCTTCTTGCATGTTTTCTACCCGTGCAGGGTTGAGcctcgagctagcaactcggtttcatacaaaacaaaaatgctaaagaagcGACAAGGTTACCACCCGATGCACCACAGGCGTGGTGAGGAATAACAACATTTCAGCTGAGCAGATTGAAGCTAAAGCTGTGGGGCATGGCAGCCAGAAACTAAATTTGCTTCTCGTATTCAATAATTAAACACAATTTAAGATTTGTATATCATTTAGTCCAATGAAACCAAAGTGTTTGAATGCTGACAAattaagttgctggaattttaatATTTATACCAATCTCCAATCCTTAATAACTTCTGCTGAATTTCCTACATCTGTCTTACTACGTGCTGCCATTCTGATATGGCATTCCCCTTCAAGACCCAGCTTTCTCTTAGCCAGCATTACCCTCATCCAGAGCCCTCAGCTAGGAATTTGTACTCacattcttccttctctccaataTGTCCTGCCCTGAATACCAACAACCATCTGTTAATCCTCCCACTCTAGCTCCCTTCAGGCAGCATTGCTCTGTTCTGTGGCATTCACTCTGATGTAGTGGAGCAAAGAGAAGGATCTGTTTAAGTGAGCCTTTCAGAGTCATTGAGGCATTATAAAAATCTGAAAACTCAGTACCACAATGTGTCCGACATTAATAAGGAGTACAGATGTTGACTTAATTCAACACCCACACTCTTCTTACAATGCCTTCAAACCCAAAACAGGATTTTAAAAAATGGTATGGCAATGGGTGAAATCAAACAGTTTCATTTTCCATTCCACTTTATAAAGGGTTACCCTGCTTGCTGCCTCACAACTGCATTGCAGAGAGCTGATCTTTTTTAGGAAAACAAAGTTGAGTATCCCCATGGAACTGCGAACAATACACCAGAAAAATAAATTCAGCTTGCAATGGTCACCATTGTTAAAGCAAATACAGCAGGCAAGCACGTGCTACATGAAAGATAGGTTCTTTCCATTTAGCCAAGGCAGTCAAATTCAAAGGTTCTGTATGTATTTTAAGCTTAAAGATGTGAGCATTGCTGCAGGGAATGTCAGCTTACCACAACTAAAAGCTAACCATGTTAACaacatttttattattttgaaaaaCCTTCCACTGACCAGTAAGAAGGCATCAGTAATACGTTCTACTGTGTTTTGTTGAAACCCACAAAGTAAGCAGCTGACTCAGATTTAAACACAAATTTTCCAATTATGGTTAGCTCATCTCATTAAAATCACAACTCAGATTCAAAAAAACAGGATCTCTGCTGTTGTCTGGTGTGATGAGATAGAAAACTACAACATGCATATGGAATTCAGAGATTAATTCTTCCACCAGCAAATAGGTACAGCTCATAGGACACAAAGAAGCCTGTGTGTGCATACACTGCAACTCGGACTTCCCGGCATCAATCTGCATCTGCTGCCAACCTTTCCTGCAGTTGTAATTTAAAGGGTTACGGGAGAGTCAGAATAAAGTAGTTACACAGACGGATGACAATTATATGTAAAATTTCTGAGAAGCAGCACAGATCACAAGCACAAAACTTACACAACTCATGCTAAGAAACTGGGGGAGATCTCCCTGTGATGTGTAGTTATCAAATTTTCTAACTTGTATTAAGAATTTGGAAAAAATATCCAGTTTACCAAGTGACTGATGCAAATTAAGATGGTTTTGACGCATTAAGTAATTTGTGAACTAAAAGTGAGGATCTAAATCCTAGAAATCACCTTCCATATACCTTACAGGATAGAGTAAAGCACATCGGAGCAATTAACTATTTTTGAATCATTACCACTACTGTAATACAAATGACAGCCAATACACCAAGTAATGCATCTTTTATCTTTTTTTGCACTTACTGTAATATACACAGAGTTTTGTTTTCTCTGTATTTATTATGCAttttactgtactgctgctgtaaagttttgcaacatacgctggtgatactaaacctgattctgaaagccCCCACAAACATCAAATCAGATACTTGGATAAGCTGTAATGCTAATGTTGCACGAAGGTTGAGTATTGCAAGAACACAATCTCTTCTTGAAAATTTTGCCTTGAGATCTTTTACACAAGTAAGCAGGTGAGGCCTTAGGTAACTGCATTTTAAGAAAGGTAGAACTACCTCAGCGCTGTAAAGGAGTGTTGGCCCTTTGCACTCCAGTCTAGATGAATTGGCGCCACTTTCATGGGACCCAAAGTTGACTCTGTCTGCTCAACTGTAGCCAAAATAATTTACAGAAAGACAGACCCCATAATTGACTAATATTTCACTGCAGCAATAAAGCTGGCATGCAAATACTTTTTAAATAAAAGACATAATGCACTCCAGTCTTAGCCAACAAAACACAACCATTCCAAAAGAGTAAATCATTTTTGTTTTAGAGTGCACTGTCCTTCTCTAAACTTCTATTTAAAATAGAGCGTAATGGAGACCAGATTATGATAGCAGATTTTCCTCCTGCTGGCCCAAGGGTTATCCCAATGTGGAATTCCCAGTCTGGAATTTCCCCAGTCAACAAGGTTCAGTTGCACATTAACAAATGATGGATCAGCCCAGAATCTGAGAATTTGTTGTAATAGTGAGCTCTGAACCCATAATTAGAACTGACATTTACCATCTCGGTACATTATCATTTCTCAAGATTTATATTATCAGGTAATGATGTTTGGAACTTAACTCTACAAAGATAAGGAATATTAAATCCTAACACTCAATGGATGAACATTCTGTTTGATCCCTACTCTGAACTTGATATATAGTTTACCGGAAGCTCTATGCCTCACTGTCCACCTTGCTACTACGTGTTCAAGCCTAGACATCAGGTACTAGCAGACCATTCACAGGAAAGGCAGACAAAACTTATCTCTGCAGAAAGGCAGCTCCCCCAGAAGGCTTCACTAGATAAGGATCAACTTAGAAACATTAACCAAATCATTTCCCAGCCAAAATAACATGATTAATTCTGGGAGACAAACATGGAAGTTTCTTCGCCTGTAAAACTTAAATGCTGCAATTTAAGACTCAACTTATCCACCAGAATAAGTGATTTAGCTCTTTTTGTTGCAAAAgcaaaatataataaaaatgCAAAGAACAGGTATAGACAACATACCCCTCAGGCCTCACCACTCATCCACTTATTCATAAGACTCATAACTCTCAAAGAAACGTCCTATCTCTAAATTAATTATCCTGGGATAATATACTCTATTGCTAGACTCTCCAGCCATGGGAAAACAATTTCTCAGCATCACCCTGTCAATATTCCTCATCATATTGAATGTCTCAATGGAATCACCTCGTACTCTAGAAAATTACTCCAGTAACTCCAGATCAATCATTCCTCAATTAACAACTCCTCCAGAGGAATCAGGTGAAACAATGCTGCATTGACTCAAAGATTAACCTTTATTAGGATGGCCATGAATGTAGAGAGTACATTAAATGCCCCCCAAATTGCATAAAGTGATGTGCCACAGAACGTCTGATATAAATCAACAACTTGCTTGTACATTTGAATGCAAAAAGTGGAAGAATATATAAGCAATAGCCTACCAGCACTTGACGTGGAGCCACGTCCTGTAACTGCATTTGATGCGTTCTGCTCACGAGGCAACGGCCCACTTCCAGAGCTCTCACTTTGAGAGTTTTTGTCCCACAGATTCACATTCTTATAGTTGTAGCTGTTGGGATCACCCCAGGCTGAGGTGCCGTCATCAATCTCCATCTTTCGGGAGATGGACTGAGGTGAAGGCTCTTCCCATCCAGTAGGTTCTTCCTCCTTTGGCAAAGTTGGGATGGTTGCAGGTGGAACAGCAGAAGGCGGTATGGGCACAGGTGCAGAGCCCCAACCTGGTGCTGACTGTCGGTTACTACTGGAGGCAGTGCCCCAGGAACCAGACACATCCTGCTGTTTGCTCCAATTAGAAGTGGTTGCTTTGGATGGCTCACCCCATCCCTGGTGTCTTGGGGGGTCCTCCCACCCACCTCTTTGATTAGGATTGGAACTACTACCACCTCCCCAAGATCCTACATCACCACGgccactctcaccccatctcggGTTTGAACTGTCCCAGCCACCTGATTTTGGTTGTTCAGCTGGTTGCCCACTTCCATCGCCCCAGCCATTATTGGCCGGCCATCCTTGAGTTTGTTGCTGTCTTGCTCCCCAACCTGGCTCCTTCATTCTAGGCCCATCATTCCAAGATGGTGTTTTCTCTTCTGGTGTTCCACCTCCCCAACCTTGACTGCTCTTTGGGTCCACCCATCCACTTGGAGTCTTTGAATCCTTCCACTCGATGTTTGAAGACTGCGGAGCATCTCCCCACCCAGAGGTGCAGTGACTGGTTTGACTGGGCCCTTCGCCCCAGCCCCCTGAGTTAGAGCTCTGAGTGGCAGTGCTCTCCCacccttctgttcctttgtctgtgCGCCTCTCATTCCTAGGTGACTCCTGGACATCCCAAATTGTGTTCTGCTTTATCTGAGTTTGGCCCCACCCAGTATTTGACAGCACTCTTGGGTCTAGATCAGCCCTGTTCATTACATTTTGTAATACTTCTTCTTGGTCAGGATGATCAGCCTTGTTTGAGCGCCGTCCTCCTGGGTGGTTGTCAGAGCCCCCCTTTTTGTTGTTGCTTCGACTACCAGAGTCACTCCCAGTGGAACTAGAGGCTTTTGCCCAGTTGGAAACTTGAGCATTCTCTCCTTGGTTTTCTGGGAGGGGATTTACCCTGTGATTGTCCCATCCGCCTGTGCCACAATTCTGTTCCTTAGCAGAGCCAACCCAATCTCCTTCTGACTGATTATCAGTCCCTGGCTGTTGACCCCACAAACCCTGAGCACTACCAGATGCTGTTCTGTTCCCTTTACCCCAGTTTTTTGCTTTGTTGGGGTCTTGTGTCTCAGAGTCCCAGGATCCACCATTATTGTCCCATGATTCAGTCCTTGATCTATTCACAAGTAATTGTTTCACACCAGAGCCATTCTTTGCTGCATCATCGCCACTGCGTCCATTATTGCCATCAGCTCCTGTACCATTTTGTCCAGAAATGGAATCAGTTCCAgaagacccccaaacagtattcCAAGTACCCCCAGTTGCCCGTCCCTCCATAGTTCCTCTAATACTGCCTTCGGATGAGGCTTCAGTGCTCACAGATTGATTCAAAACCAAGGGGTTTCCCAAACCCATTCCTAAGGGCATATTCCAGGTCCCATTCCCTGTTGTTTCAGACACTCCCTTATTTTGTAAAGGGTTCCCAGTGCTCTGTGAGCTTGCATTCAAAGAGTTAGTGTCGCCATTATTTGGTCCATCAGTGTTAAGAGCTTGAAATTGAGGCTGTTCTCCAACAGAAGCATTCCATGTAACACCCGCATTTTCCGTTTTAGACTGTTTTGCCCAGGCGCTTGTAGAAGTACCATCCTGATCCCTAGGGCTTTGACCTACTGCACTAAGTTGTGCACTGGAGCTCGAAATGTCCGTCTCCGAAGTCCCTTTTCCAGAAGTGCCCTCCTGGCCCAATACTGGCCAGGCCGATGGGTTGATGTTTGGGTTCAAGGTCAACCCAAGGCCAGCTCCATCGGGGCTGCTCAAGTTTTTCCAATTATTAAGTCCGTCTTTGCTCTCCGAAGAGATGGAAGATGCGTGACTGGGTTTAGGCACAAGGCCCATGTTCCAGGCCCCCATTTTACATTCATTCTTTCCGCCCCCAGCAGCGAACTGGTTTGCAGCTCCTTTGCAACTCCTGGCAGCGCCACTTCCAGGTGGCTGGCTCTTCTCAGAGCCAAGGTTTGAGGCACCTTCGTTATCTATGTGTTCCGAAGCCGACTCAGAGTCTCTGCCTGTGATGCAAGGCCAAGCCTCCATATCAGACCCGTCTACGATTAACTTATCCCAGCCGTGGTTGAGGTCAGTGCTGGATGATCCAGAACCCCAAGGAGAATTTGCATAATTTGAACCAGCACCCCCAGGGTTTGTGtctacaaaagaaaacaaaacatgTAACTAAcacctgaaatattaaatgagaAAAATGTAAATATCTATTCGAATAAGTGTTTCAAAATTATTTTCAACATAGTTGACACTGACAAAATATACTTCCAGGATTATTAAAAAAAACAGGGAACAAAGATAAAACAGGCCATCGACCAATACCAACCAAAAATTAATGTTTCAGTCTTTTAAAAGAAAACAGAAGGAAAAATTAACAATGGAAGTTTTCATATCCGAGTTGAATACAATAGATTCAAGAAACCTGAAACCATCTTGaagaaagctaaaaaaaaaagtgaataaTCCAGAATAAATATTGGTTGCCAAGAACCATCATGAGACAAATACCCATTAAATTTTAAGCATTATCAAGGGGCACAGCCAACTGAACTCTGATCCAACTGCAAGTGTCCAGAACATTGATTCCATTAACAAATCTTTGATATCTGGCTATATCAAAGGAGAAAAAGTGACCACAGCAATCATAACATTTGATTACTGTTCTCTCAGTAAAGGCGAGGGCATGAACATTTGAATTTAGAGTTATAATCAGTTTGTCCAATTGGGTTCCTTAAGACTCTAGATCAGATCTGGTCACATCATTTAAATGAGGTTAATCAGTGTAAAATGGTGTTTGCTAGGTTTCTGTCAAAGTGAATAAAGATCTACAAAACCCTATTTAACAAACAGAAATGATAAATGGGGAAATATAATACCTGCCCAACTTGTCTTTTTTAAATTGCAACTCTTAGAATAGAGAAGCTGGAGAAGAGTAGTGTCATGAAGCGCACTGAACTAAACAGGCTACATAATTCAGGTAAGATATTTAGCTTATGGAAAATTAGCTGATCCCAGCCAAGTCTGTAGCTGAGCCAAGACAAAAGATGTTACACAAGTCTCCCTGTTTCTGGGATGAAGGAAGAACCATCTATGTAGTGTCTCAGCAGCCAGACAACTTGCTGCTTGTTCCATTCAGGAGCAGCAGTGTTGGACGGTTCCTCTCTTCCTCGATGTCTTGTCGGAAGATCCAACCCACCTCTTTGATTGGGTCCAATGGGTTTCTCATTCTTGATTACAATTTAATTTGCTTCCTCATATTACTAACTATTCAGTGGCTTTGATGAAGTTTCATGCTGGCAACCAAATTAAGTAGCCCATCAACTGTCCATTGTAATTAACTGTTTAAAAGATGGGCAGCTGAGAAAATATCTATGATTCCCTGGTCCTTGGAAATGAACACAGAGAAACACCCCAGGAGAGGAGAATACTTAACAGTGTGAAGCATGCTGCTACCACTGTTACAGATGAGCTGCTATGACTTTGATTTTTAATACTTTCCATCGGCAGGCAGTAAGCATCAAGGCTGCTCTATATTCatggtctgtcctgtatttctATCCAGTGTTTCCATAAATTGATACTAAAATCAGAAATTGTTCAGAGTGAGGAAGGGACTCTTGTGTATTGTGTCAATGGCATTCACACAGGGACTATACTCTGCTTTGTGGCATGACCTTGTCTCAGAAGAGTATTAAGTCCCCTCATGGGCATTAGCTGGTATTAAACAAAGTTTTACAGTACAACTCACGCAAAATCAGTGAAGCAACAACCTGGAAGAGAAATCTAATGTTCACCATTTTCTCAGTGCCATCATCGCTTTTGCATTTTCCCATAAAACATCAGAAGCTGAAAACTGCATCCACTTACCCACTGGTGTACTGCCGTGCTGCAGTGGACCGTTGGGTTGTGCAGTGCCAGGGTTTGATCCTGGCAACCCAGGAGGCCCCGCCCCACCTCCAAGAAGTCCACAGGAAGGCGGAGGGGGCTGACCACGTTTTAGTAACACTTTGTGCTCTTGCTGGCGAAATCGAGGAGGCACCTCACGGGGCAGATAGCGGGCGGCGTTCTGTGGCTGGCCGTTGGTGGCCACCGCCCTTTTGGCATTGTTACCACCGTTGCCGGCTGGTGTTGGAACACTGCCAACTGAGGTGGCAGTTGGAGGCTGGCTTAGGCTTGGCTTCGTCGCTTCGGGCACTAAGGGAAAAAGTGTTTAGAGAACAATTAGCCAGCAGAAACTCAGGTATATGAAAATAA
It includes:
- the LOC140204795 gene encoding trinucleotide repeat-containing gene 6B protein-like isoform X4, which produces MREKEEEKEEQLMEEKKRKKEDKKKKDATQKVTEQKTKVPEATKPSLSQPPTATSVGSVPTPAGNGGNNAKRAVATNGQPQNAARYLPREVPPRFRQQEHKVLLKRGQPPPPSCGLLGGGAGPPGLPGSNPGTAQPNGPLQHGSTPVDTNPGGAGSNYANSPWGSGSSSTDLNHGWDKLIVDGSDMEAWPCITGRDSESASEHIDNEGASNLGSEKSQPPGSGAARSCKGAANQFAAGGGKNECKMGAWNMGLVPKPSHASSISSESKDGLNNWKNLSSPDGAGLGLTLNPNINPSAWPVLGQEGTSGKGTSETDISSSSAQLSAVGQSPRDQDGTSTSAWAKQSKTENAGVTWNASVGEQPQFQALNTDGPNNGDTNSLNASSQSTGNPLQNKGVSETTGNGTWNMPLGMGLGNPLVLNQSVSTEASSEGSIRGTMEGRATGGTWNTVWGSSGTDSISGQNGTGADGNNGRSGDDAAKNGSGVKQLLVNRSRTESWDNNGGSWDSETQDPNKAKNWGKGNRTASGSAQGLWGQQPGTDNQSEGDWVGSAKEQNCGTGGWDNHRVNPLPENQGENAQVSNWAKASSSTGSDSGSRSNNKKGGSDNHPGGRRSNKADHPDQEEVLQNVMNRADLDPRVLSNTGWGQTQIKQNTIWDVQESPRNERRTDKGTEGWESTATQSSNSGGWGEGPSQTSHCTSGWGDAPQSSNIEWKDSKTPSGWVDPKSSQGWGGGTPEEKTPSWNDGPRMKEPGWGARQQQTQGWPANNGWGDGSGQPAEQPKSGGWDSSNPRWGESGRGDVGSWGGGSSSNPNQRGGWEDPPRHQGWGEPSKATTSNWSKQQDVSGSWGTASSSNRQSAPGWGSAPVPIPPSAVPPATIPTLPKEEEPTGWEEPSPQSISRKMEIDDGTSAWGDPNSYNYKNVNLWDKNSQSESSGSGPLPREQNASNAVTGRGSTSSAGSKSIQDGWGGGDRPTVANTRPPSWEEDDDGPIGLWNSTGTQESSSPYNSSNWPASGKKMHKGSMKGGNNDTWINPLSTQFSKMGLLRESSEDSVGNKMDLTVGGLPDKKLESDKRGMNMDYNGMMRKDRSGFRPSNSKDSPTTDSGPYFEKLTLPFSNQDGCLSDEAPNSPFSPPPSCKLSPSGTALPTANLGCIGSGFNMQNLNARHNGNHGLFGSSTAQSRGVHTPQVPSMNSSQPNLRAQVPPQFLPPPQVPAPMLKHATPNGALNPALFGLGPQLTPQQIAMLSQLPQLPQLAYQLLLQQQQQQQQQVLQNQRKLSAAVRQQQEQQLVRIVSALQQQQQQQQQHRHNSTPGMKHSPSHPGMPKQHLDNVPSSLPSGLPDFQTKGQIQPGYPMGMSSNMNVNQLDVNSIVGMKEPQSQQSRLKQWTTMDGLSPATPPPDHNPLKNGAISSSMAPPVKPRDSLPYYEMIAGDSLASHSGPASDNWSTPKLSNGSSGSSWPPEFRPGEPWKGFQNIDPESDPYATPASMINSSAAPPSPDSEHQLLRDRSTGSSSSLNTSLPSPGAWSYSASNSSYSTVQSTSAKFSDFKSTWSPDPIGHPRMWKNQMSSKNTNPPTRPPPGLTNQKPPSSPWGSGAPRFSRGWGMQESRYALSSNWSDGNSGGSGRVSSWLVLHNLTPQIDGSTLRTICMQHGPLITFHLNLTHGTALVRYSTKQEAAKAQTALHMCVLGNTTILAEFVSEEEVNRYFAQGQLSTPSPGWQTLETGQSPMDPVGSSLHTFGGRASLGQWNSAGGVGRGSGNLAGASLWATPSYTASLWGAPNSDDSHRMGSPAPLLPGDLLGGGADSI
- the LOC140204795 gene encoding trinucleotide repeat-containing gene 6B protein-like isoform X5 is translated as MEEKKRKKEDKKKKDATQKVTEQKTKVPEATKPSLSQPPTATSVGSVPTPAGNGGNNAKRAVATNGQPQNAARYLPREVPPRFRQQEHKVLLKRGQPPPPSCGLLGGGAGPPGLPGSNPGTAQPNGPLQHGSTPVDTNPGGAGSNYANSPWGSGSSSTDLNHGWDKLIVDGSDMEAWPCITGRDSESASEHIDNEGASNLGSEKSQPPGSGAARSCKGAANQFAAGGGKNECKMGAWNMGLVPKPSHASSISSESKDGLNNWKNLSSPDGAGLGLTLNPNINPSAWPVLGQEGTSGKGTSETDISSSSAQLSAVGQSPRDQDGTSTSAWAKQSKTENAGVTWNASVGEQPQFQALNTDGPNNGDTNSLNASSQSTGNPLQNKGVSETTGNGTWNMPLGMGLGNPLVLNQSVSTEASSEGSIRGTMEGRATGGTWNTVWGSSGTDSISGQNGTGADGNNGRSGDDAAKNGSGVKQLLVNRSRTESWDNNGGSWDSETQDPNKAKNWGKGNRTASGSAQGLWGQQPGTDNQSEGDWVGSAKEQNCGTGGWDNHRVNPLPENQGENAQVSNWAKASSSTGSDSGSRSNNKKGGSDNHPGGRRSNKADHPDQEEVLQNVMNRADLDPRVLSNTGWGQTQIKQNTIWDVQESPRNERRTDKGTEGWESTATQSSNSGGWGEGPSQTSHCTSGWGDAPQSSNIEWKDSKTPSGWVDPKSSQGWGGGTPEEKTPSWNDGPRMKEPGWGARQQQTQGWPANNGWGDGSGQPAEQPKSGGWDSSNPRWGESGRGDVGSWGGGSSSNPNQRGGWEDPPRHQGWGEPSKATTSNWSKQQDVSGSWGTASSSNRQSAPGWGSAPVPIPPSAVPPATIPTLPKEEEPTGWEEPSPQSISRKMEIDDGTSAWGDPNSYNYKNVNLWDKNSQSESSGSGPLPREQNASNAVTGRGSTSSAGSKSIQDGWGGGDRPTVANTRPPSWEEDDDGPIGLWNSTGTQESSSPYNSSNWPASGKKMHKGSMKGGNNDTWINPLSTQFSKMGLLRESSEDSVGNKMDLTVGGLPDKKLESDKRGMNMDYNGMMRKDRSGFRPSNSKDSPTTDSGPYFEKLTLPFSNQDGCLSDEAPNSPFSPPPSCKLSPSGTALPTANLGCIGSGFNMQNLNARHNGNHGLFGSSTAQSRGVHTPQVPSMNSSQPNLRAQVPPQFLPPPQVPAPMLKHATPNGALNPALFGLGPQLTPQQIAMLSQLPQLPQLAYQLLLQQQQQQQQQVLQNQRKLSAAVRQQQEQQLVRIVSALQQQQQQQQQHRHNSTPGMKHSPSHPGMPKQHLDNVPSSLPSGLPDFQTKGQIQPGYPMGMSSNMNVNQLDVNSIVGMKEPQSQQSRLKQWTTMDGLSPATPPPDHNPLKNGAISSSMAPPVKPRDSLPYYEMIAGDSLASHSGPASDNWSTPKLSNGSSGSSWPPEFRPGEPWKGFQNIDPESDPYATPASMINSSAAPPSPDSEHQLLRDRSTGSSSSLNTSLPSPGAWSYSASNSSYSTVQSTSAKFSDFKSTWSPDPIGHPRMWKNQMSSKNTNPPTRPPPGLTNQKPPSSPWGSGAPRFSRGWGMQESRYALSSNWSDGNSGGSGRVSSWLVLHNLTPQIDGSTLRTICMQHGPLITFHLNLTHGTALVRYSTKQEAAKAQTALHMCVLGNTTILAEFVSEEEVNRYFAQGQLSTPSPGWQTLETGQSPMDPVGSSLHTFGGRASLGQWNSAGGVGRGSGNLAGASLWATPSYTASLWGAPNSDDSHRMGSPAPLLPGDLLGGGADSI